A stretch of Endozoicomonas sp. SCSIO W0465 DNA encodes these proteins:
- the speE gene encoding polyamine aminopropyltransferase, giving the protein MYCEETYQETLYSGYGQNFSIDRRLFETKTEHQHLIIFENRFFGRMMALDGVIQTTEKDEFIYHEMLTHVPILAHGQVKRVLIIGGGDGGILREVLQHTAVKEVCMVEIDQAVVDLCRQWLPNHSCGAYDDPRVTLVIDDGVRFVNNADTAGNRFDVIISDCTDPIGPGEVLFSSEFYRGCKRLLTNKGIFVAQNGVPFMQLDEVKTTVHRLGSYVSDLHFYSAAVPTYTCGIMTFAWGTDNHEARHIPLVDIEARFALSGITTRYYTPAVHQAAFALPRYIETAIAESMG; this is encoded by the coding sequence ATGTACTGCGAAGAGACCTATCAGGAAACACTGTATTCAGGTTATGGACAGAATTTTTCGATCGACCGACGGTTATTTGAAACTAAAACCGAACACCAGCATCTGATCATCTTTGAGAACCGGTTCTTTGGTCGCATGATGGCCCTGGACGGTGTGATTCAAACCACCGAAAAAGACGAGTTTATCTACCATGAAATGCTGACCCATGTACCCATCCTGGCCCATGGCCAGGTCAAACGCGTCCTGATTATTGGCGGTGGTGATGGCGGTATACTAAGAGAAGTACTGCAACATACTGCCGTTAAAGAGGTCTGCATGGTGGAGATCGACCAGGCTGTAGTAGATCTCTGCCGCCAGTGGCTGCCGAATCACTCTTGCGGAGCCTATGATGATCCGAGAGTCACCCTGGTGATTGATGATGGCGTCCGGTTCGTCAACAATGCCGATACTGCCGGTAATCGCTTCGATGTGATTATCTCTGACTGCACAGACCCTATCGGTCCGGGGGAAGTCTTGTTCTCATCTGAATTTTACCGGGGATGCAAACGACTGTTGACCAATAAAGGCATTTTCGTCGCCCAAAATGGCGTGCCATTCATGCAGCTGGATGAAGTTAAAACTACCGTCCACCGATTGGGCAGCTATGTCTCGGACCTCCATTTTTACAGTGCTGCAGTTCCCACCTACACCTGTGGCATTATGACCTTTGCCTGGGGCACCGATAACCATGAAGCCCGTCACATTCCCCTGGTCGACATCGAAGCAAGGTTTGCCCTCAGCGGCATTACCACTCGCTACTACACGCCCGCGGTTCATCAGGCAGCTTTCGCCCTGCCCCGATACATTGAAACAGCCATCGCAGAATCAATGGGATAA
- the tkt gene encoding transketolase — protein MSSRRELANAIRALSMDAVQKAKSGHPGAPMGMADIAEVLWRDFINHNPANPKWVDRDRFILSNGHGSMLLYSLLHLTGYELSIDDLKNFRQLHSKTAGHPEYGYAPGIETTTGPLGQGIANAVGMAAAEKALAAQFNKPGHDIVDHYTYAFMGDGCMMEGISHEVCSLAGTLGLGKLVAFYDDNGISIDGEVEGWFTDNTVKRFEAYNWHVIPAVDGHDAEAIKAAIEAARAEKDKPTLICCKTVIGFGSPNKEGKEECHGAPLGDDEIKLTRERLGWQYAPFEIPADIYRQWNAKEAGTAKEAAWNEKFAAYQAEYPELAAEFTRRQKGELPVDFAEKASAYIKSCQQEGEKVASRKASQNTLNAYGPTLPELLGGSADLAGSNLTLWSGSKGIKREDADGNYLFYGVREFGMTAMMNGIALHGGFIPYGATFLVFMEYACNAVRMAALMKQRSILVYTHDSIGLGEDGPTHQPIEQIASLRMTPNVNAWRPCDTVESAVAWKQAIERTDGPSALIFSRQGLPCMARTDEQIAQVERGGYILKACEGTPELILIATGSEVELAMKAGTALSEQGRKVRVVSMPSTDVFDAQDAEYKQSVLPLEVPARIAIEAAAADFWYKYVGLDGRIIGMTTYGESAPAEDLFPYFGFTVENIIATAEELLG, from the coding sequence ATGTCCTCACGTCGTGAGCTTGCCAATGCCATTCGCGCCCTCAGCATGGACGCCGTACAAAAAGCCAAATCCGGTCACCCCGGCGCCCCCATGGGGATGGCAGATATTGCTGAAGTGCTGTGGCGAGACTTTATCAACCACAACCCCGCTAACCCAAAGTGGGTGGACCGTGACCGCTTTATTTTATCCAATGGCCATGGCTCCATGTTGCTCTACTCTCTGCTCCATCTGACCGGTTATGAGCTGAGCATCGATGATCTGAAAAACTTCCGTCAGCTGCACTCGAAAACAGCCGGTCACCCGGAATATGGCTACGCACCCGGGATTGAAACAACCACAGGTCCTCTTGGTCAGGGTATCGCCAACGCGGTAGGTATGGCTGCTGCGGAAAAAGCACTGGCTGCTCAATTCAACAAACCCGGCCACGATATTGTTGACCACTACACCTACGCCTTCATGGGTGATGGTTGCATGATGGAAGGGATCTCCCACGAAGTTTGCTCCCTGGCGGGCACTCTGGGGCTAGGCAAACTGGTAGCATTTTACGACGACAATGGCATCTCCATTGATGGTGAAGTGGAAGGCTGGTTTACCGACAATACCGTCAAACGCTTTGAAGCCTATAACTGGCACGTGATTCCTGCTGTTGATGGCCATGATGCAGAAGCGATCAAGGCAGCAATTGAAGCGGCTCGTGCCGAAAAGGACAAACCGACTCTTATTTGCTGCAAAACCGTTATCGGCTTTGGTTCACCGAACAAGGAAGGTAAAGAGGAGTGCCACGGGGCACCATTGGGCGATGATGAAATCAAGCTGACCCGTGAGCGTCTTGGTTGGCAGTATGCGCCATTTGAAATTCCTGCTGATATCTACCGTCAGTGGAATGCAAAAGAAGCCGGTACCGCCAAAGAAGCGGCGTGGAATGAAAAATTCGCAGCTTACCAGGCCGAATACCCGGAGCTTGCTGCAGAATTTACCCGCCGCCAAAAAGGTGAGCTGCCAGTGGACTTTGCAGAAAAAGCCTCGGCATACATCAAATCCTGCCAGCAGGAAGGTGAAAAAGTTGCCAGCCGTAAGGCCTCCCAAAACACCCTCAACGCTTACGGCCCGACCCTCCCGGAACTGCTGGGTGGTTCGGCAGACCTGGCAGGCTCCAACCTGACCCTGTGGAGTGGTTCCAAAGGTATCAAACGTGAAGATGCCGATGGTAACTATCTGTTCTACGGTGTTCGTGAGTTCGGCATGACGGCCATGATGAATGGTATTGCCCTGCACGGGGGCTTCATCCCTTATGGTGCAACGTTCCTGGTCTTCATGGAATACGCCTGTAATGCCGTTCGTATGGCGGCGCTGATGAAACAGCGTTCAATACTGGTCTACACCCACGATTCCATCGGCCTGGGTGAAGATGGCCCGACCCACCAGCCTATTGAGCAAATCGCCAGCCTGCGCATGACACCGAACGTGAATGCCTGGCGCCCATGCGATACGGTTGAGTCCGCCGTTGCCTGGAAACAGGCCATTGAGCGTACGGATGGGCCAAGTGCTCTCATCTTCTCCCGTCAGGGTCTGCCGTGCATGGCAAGAACCGACGAGCAGATCGCTCAGGTTGAACGTGGCGGCTACATTCTGAAAGCCTGTGAAGGTACGCCTGAACTGATTCTGATTGCCACCGGATCCGAAGTGGAGCTGGCCATGAAAGCCGGGACTGCTCTCTCTGAGCAGGGACGCAAAGTACGTGTGGTATCCATGCCATCGACGGATGTATTCGATGCCCAGGACGCGGAGTACAAACAGTCTGTTCTTCCTCTGGAAGTGCCTGCACGCATTGCCATTGAAGCGGCTGCTGCTGACTTCTGGTACAAGTATGTCGGGCTGGATGGCCGCATCATCGGTATGACCACCTACGGTGAGTCCGCCCCGGCAGAAGACCTGTTCCCATACTTTGGCTTTACCGTTGAGAATATTATCGCTACAGCGGAAGAACTGCTCGGTTAA
- a CDS encoding NTP/NDP exchange transporter, whose translation MLYLQIAMMFCCIFNFDILWNLKESLLITRLGAEAIPFIKLGVVMPIACIFLITYSFLANRLCKRTLFVVALIPFLVWMPLFSVVIYPNLESFAPMAALDLLSPLIPEHLQFIVGIIYYWPLTLFFALAELWGSAVICILFWTAVNDLHNTQSATRQYPLITMVGSSASIISGPLLYYCVSREVLTPGSGWQESLKTLSFLFMLSGLLILLLNEYCYRLTPEKPADPASQPATTTHLPLMASARYLLRCPYLASIALVMLAYCVAINMVELAWKSQLVQQYPNEADYSMFMGKVALINGIGSLVCGLLTPTLLNISWWAAAFATPIILTTTALPFFLLAMFQKSQISLFGLGCVDLPMIALQIGMYCHALGKSAKYTLFDATKEITFVPLDAERKYKGKAAIELVVSRVGKSGSSFFQQILITLFGSLSLAMSWLAGAFILAIALWLVAIRHLGRHYHDRTDP comes from the coding sequence ATGCTTTATCTGCAAATTGCCATGATGTTCTGTTGCATCTTCAACTTTGACATACTCTGGAATCTGAAAGAGTCTTTGTTAATCACCCGGCTGGGCGCAGAAGCCATTCCCTTTATCAAGCTGGGTGTCGTCATGCCCATCGCTTGCATTTTTTTAATAACCTACAGTTTCCTGGCCAACCGGCTCTGCAAGCGCACACTCTTTGTCGTTGCACTGATCCCTTTTCTGGTCTGGATGCCTTTGTTTTCAGTGGTGATTTATCCAAATCTGGAGTCTTTCGCCCCCATGGCAGCGCTTGACCTGCTTTCCCCACTCATCCCTGAACACCTTCAATTTATTGTCGGCATCATCTATTACTGGCCCCTGACGCTGTTCTTTGCGCTGGCGGAACTCTGGGGATCTGCGGTCATCTGTATCCTTTTCTGGACAGCTGTCAATGATTTACACAATACACAGAGCGCTACCCGACAATATCCCCTGATCACGATGGTCGGAAGCAGTGCATCCATTATTTCAGGCCCTCTGCTTTATTACTGCGTTTCCAGAGAAGTCCTGACGCCTGGCTCGGGCTGGCAGGAGAGTTTGAAGACCTTATCATTTCTGTTCATGCTTTCCGGACTGTTGATTCTGCTGCTCAATGAATACTGCTACCGATTAACTCCGGAAAAACCTGCCGATCCTGCCAGCCAGCCAGCCACCACAACCCATCTGCCTTTGATGGCCAGTGCACGATACCTGTTACGCTGCCCATACCTGGCCAGCATTGCACTGGTTATGCTGGCTTATTGTGTCGCCATCAATATGGTTGAACTGGCATGGAAAAGCCAGCTGGTTCAGCAGTACCCAAATGAAGCGGACTATTCGATGTTTATGGGCAAGGTTGCCTTGATCAATGGCATAGGCAGTCTTGTATGCGGCCTGTTAACACCGACCCTGTTAAACATCAGCTGGTGGGCTGCTGCTTTCGCTACCCCGATCATTCTTACCACAACGGCTCTTCCTTTTTTTCTGCTGGCCATGTTTCAGAAATCACAGATCAGCCTTTTCGGCCTGGGTTGTGTTGATCTGCCCATGATCGCTTTGCAGATAGGGATGTACTGTCACGCTCTTGGCAAGTCGGCAAAATATACGCTGTTTGATGCAACCAAGGAGATTACCTTTGTTCCTCTTGATGCCGAGCGAAAATACAAGGGAAAGGCGGCTATTGAGTTAGTGGTTAGCCGTGTTGGCAAGTCAGGCAGCTCGTTTTTTCAGCAGATTTTAATCACCCTTTTCGGCTCACTCAGCCTTGCCATGTCCTGGCTGGCGGGGGCCTTCATACTGGCCATCGCCTTATGGCTGGTTGCAATCAGGCATTTGGGCAGGCATTACCATGATCGAACGGACCCATAA
- a CDS encoding metalloregulator ArsR/SmtB family transcription factor, which produces MLTDAFGQLAVVSKASGDVLRLQILRVLSTDSLGVLELSSVFDMRQPAMSHHLKVLSQAGLVSTRKEGNTVFYRRALPSSAGHLEGVVCSLFQAIDGITLPDNLARRFQAIRQQRSELSLAFFARNTEEFRQHQELIAEHQLYAETVADLIAATDFPERSLALELGPGEGNFLPTLAGGFKLVYALDNSEKMLGYSRQLAKQQSIGNVTFVHGEIQSLSNMTGAFDCIVINMVLHHVPSPADIFNWSSRLLKSGGSLFISELSHHDQAWVRESCGDLWLGFSAEELAQWADKAGLISGESQYLGLRNGFQIQVRRFFLSE; this is translated from the coding sequence GTGTTGACGGACGCTTTTGGGCAGCTGGCCGTGGTGAGCAAAGCCAGTGGCGATGTTCTGAGATTACAGATCCTCAGGGTCTTGAGCACAGATTCTCTGGGTGTGCTGGAACTGAGTAGTGTGTTCGATATGCGCCAGCCAGCCATGAGTCATCATTTGAAGGTTTTGTCCCAGGCAGGGTTAGTCTCAACCCGCAAGGAGGGGAACACGGTATTCTACCGTCGTGCCCTGCCCTCATCTGCAGGGCATCTCGAAGGAGTAGTGTGCTCTTTGTTTCAGGCCATTGATGGCATAACGCTGCCCGATAATCTTGCCAGGCGGTTTCAGGCTATTCGCCAACAGCGGTCGGAGCTGTCTCTGGCATTCTTTGCCCGAAATACCGAAGAATTTCGTCAGCACCAGGAGCTTATTGCTGAGCACCAGCTCTATGCTGAAACGGTGGCTGACCTTATTGCGGCTACAGATTTTCCTGAACGGAGCCTTGCCCTTGAGCTGGGTCCCGGTGAGGGAAACTTTCTGCCAACCCTCGCTGGTGGGTTCAAGCTGGTCTACGCGCTGGATAACTCGGAAAAAATGTTGGGTTACTCCCGGCAGCTGGCTAAACAGCAAAGCATTGGCAATGTCACCTTTGTTCATGGGGAGATCCAGTCACTGAGCAACATGACCGGCGCATTTGACTGTATCGTCATCAATATGGTGCTGCACCATGTCCCCAGTCCGGCTGATATTTTTAACTGGTCATCCCGACTATTGAAGTCCGGTGGCAGCCTTTTTATCAGTGAACTCAGCCATCATGATCAGGCCTGGGTAAGAGAGTCCTGCGGAGACCTGTGGCTTGGTTTCAGTGCAGAAGAGTTGGCTCAATGGGCGGATAAAGCAGGATTGATCAGCGGTGAATCCCAGTATCTGGGGTTACGCAATGGTTTTCAGATCCAGGTCCGACGTTTCTTTCTATCCGAATAA
- the metK gene encoding methionine adenosyltransferase — translation MSEYSLFTSESVSEGHPDKIADQISDAILDAIIKDDPEARVAVETMVKTGMVIVAGEVRTTTYVDIEELVRNVVTSIGYNHGDLGFDGECVAVLNAIGKQSPDIAVGVDETNEREQGAGDQGLMFGYATNETPVLMPAPIYYAHELVKRQAQLRKNGVLPWLRPDAKSQVTMRYDQNGRVQSVDAVVLSTQHSPDVSLDDIRREVLEQIIKPVFPEGWLHEHTKYHINPTGIFVIGGPVGDCGLTGRKIIVDTYGGMARHGGGAFSGKDPSKVDRSAAYAGRYVAKNIVAAGLADRCEIQVSYAIGVSEPTSISINTFGTGRVSDERIVELVREYFDLRAGGLVRMLDLKRPIYQATAAYGHFGREEAEFTWERTDKAEQLRKAAGL, via the coding sequence ATGTCTGAGTATTCGCTATTCACATCGGAGTCGGTATCTGAAGGGCATCCAGACAAAATTGCTGACCAGATTTCTGATGCCATTCTGGATGCCATCATCAAGGATGACCCGGAAGCACGGGTTGCTGTAGAAACCATGGTGAAAACCGGCATGGTGATTGTTGCCGGTGAAGTACGAACTACAACGTATGTTGACATTGAAGAACTGGTTCGAAACGTAGTCACCAGCATTGGTTATAACCATGGTGATCTGGGCTTTGATGGTGAATGCGTTGCGGTTCTGAATGCCATTGGCAAACAGTCACCGGATATCGCGGTTGGTGTGGATGAAACCAATGAACGCGAACAGGGTGCTGGTGATCAGGGCCTGATGTTTGGTTACGCAACCAATGAAACACCTGTACTGATGCCTGCCCCCATTTACTATGCCCATGAGTTGGTTAAGCGCCAGGCTCAGTTACGCAAAAATGGAGTGTTACCCTGGTTGCGTCCTGATGCGAAGAGTCAGGTGACGATGCGTTATGACCAGAATGGCAGGGTTCAGAGTGTTGATGCCGTTGTGCTGTCTACCCAGCATTCCCCGGATGTCTCTTTGGATGACATTCGCCGTGAAGTGCTGGAGCAGATTATCAAGCCTGTATTCCCGGAAGGCTGGCTCCATGAACATACCAAATATCATATCAACCCGACTGGTATTTTTGTGATTGGTGGTCCTGTCGGTGACTGCGGACTGACCGGACGCAAGATCATTGTAGACACCTATGGTGGCATGGCCCGTCATGGTGGTGGTGCGTTTTCCGGTAAGGATCCGTCCAAGGTTGATCGTTCTGCTGCCTACGCTGGCCGTTATGTCGCCAAGAACATTGTTGCAGCCGGTCTGGCTGATCGTTGTGAAATTCAGGTGTCCTACGCCATTGGTGTTTCTGAGCCTACCTCTATTTCCATTAATACATTTGGAACCGGTAGGGTGTCTGATGAGCGAATCGTCGAACTGGTTCGTGAATATTTTGATTTGCGCGCCGGTGGACTGGTGAGGATGCTGGACCTTAAGCGTCCCATTTATCAGGCTACTGCAGCCTATGGCCACTTTGGCCGTGAAGAGGCAGAGTTTACCTGGGAGCGAACCGATAAAGCGGAACAGCTCCGCAAGGCGGCAGGCCTTTAA
- the ltrA gene encoding group II intron reverse transcriptase/maturase, which produces MNHDLLNCVLEPANLASAWKQVKSNKGAPGIDGVTIEAYPDFAKQHWPSVRQALLDGTYQPSPVRRHVIEKPDGGERLLGIPTVMDRVIQQAIVQVLTPVFDPGFSPNSFGYRPGRSAHDGVRQVKQLINRGLHYAVDVDLSKFFDTVNHDVLMSRVSRKVRDKRLLKLIGSYLRSGVMIEGNVYPTRVGMPQGGPLSPLLSNVVLDELDKELEYRGHCFARYCDDFVILVKSQRAGDRVMHSITQFIERKLKLKINSRKSKVVKATESEFLSFTFTGKKVRWAQKCLDRFKYRILKLTSRRWGVSMQHRLRKLAQYIRGWMGYFRLSEYHRPIPLLDQWIRRRIRCCFLKQWRKPKTRFKNLVRLGVDKINAAKIAASSKGYYRLSKTYAVQQALNNSYLAKIGLVSLKDLWIRFHHHR; this is translated from the coding sequence TTGAACCATGATCTACTAAATTGCGTACTTGAACCGGCTAATCTGGCAAGTGCATGGAAACAGGTCAAAAGCAACAAGGGTGCTCCGGGTATTGATGGAGTCACTATTGAAGCTTATCCAGACTTTGCCAAACAGCATTGGCCTTCAGTGCGTCAAGCCTTATTGGACGGAACCTACCAGCCATCACCCGTGCGCCGACATGTTATAGAAAAGCCGGACGGCGGTGAGCGTTTGCTGGGAATCCCTACCGTGATGGATAGGGTCATACAGCAGGCCATTGTGCAGGTGCTGACCCCTGTCTTTGATCCGGGTTTCTCTCCAAACAGCTTCGGCTACCGACCGGGACGGTCAGCACACGACGGAGTCCGTCAGGTTAAGCAGTTGATCAACCGGGGGCTTCATTACGCTGTTGACGTTGATCTGAGTAAATTCTTTGATACGGTTAATCACGACGTTTTGATGTCGAGGGTCTCCCGTAAGGTCCGCGACAAACGCCTTCTGAAACTGATTGGTAGCTACCTGCGCTCCGGTGTCATGATTGAGGGCAATGTCTACCCGACCAGGGTTGGCATGCCACAGGGTGGGCCTTTATCACCCTTGCTGTCTAATGTGGTCCTCGACGAACTCGACAAGGAGCTTGAATATCGGGGTCATTGCTTTGCAAGATACTGTGATGATTTTGTGATTCTCGTCAAAAGTCAGCGTGCAGGGGATCGGGTGATGCACAGCATTACCCAATTCATTGAACGCAAATTGAAACTGAAGATTAACTCCCGGAAAAGTAAAGTTGTGAAAGCAACAGAAAGCGAATTCCTGAGTTTCACCTTCACAGGGAAGAAAGTTCGCTGGGCCCAGAAGTGTCTGGACCGATTCAAATACCGGATACTCAAGTTGACCAGTCGTCGCTGGGGTGTCTCAATGCAACATCGGTTACGCAAATTGGCACAATATATCCGGGGTTGGATGGGGTATTTCCGGTTATCGGAATATCACCGACCAATTCCCCTGCTGGATCAATGGATACGTCGGCGAATCCGTTGCTGCTTTCTGAAGCAATGGCGCAAGCCGAAAACCCGTTTTAAGAATCTGGTCAGGTTAGGCGTTGATAAAATTAACGCCGCCAAGATCGCAGCCAGCAGCAAAGGGTATTACCGTCTGAGTAAAACCTATGCGGTACAACAGGCACTGAATAACAGTTACCTCGCGAAAATTGGGCTTGTTTCATTGAAAGACTTATGGATCAGGTTTCACCATCATCGTTGA
- the ahcY gene encoding adenosylhomocysteinase, with product MSANPDLTAGFHSAAQAQDFRVADISLADWGRREIQIAEGEMPALMAIRAKYRDHQPLKGARIMGCIHMTIQTAVLIETLVALGAEVRWSSCNIFSTQDHAAAAIAAAGIPVFAWKGETEEEFWWCIEQTVLDGAGKPWNANMVLDDGGDLTLLLHDKYPELLDDIHGISEETTTGVHRLLDMLEKGTLKVPAINVNDAVTKSKNDNKYGCRHSLNDAIKRATDHLLAGKKALVVGYGDVGKGSAASLRQEGMIVKVTEVDPICAMQACMDGFEVVSPYINGANDGTETAINRELLATTDLLVTTTGNVHVCDRHMLKALKNGCVVCNIGHFDTEIDTQFMRDNWIWEEVKPQVHKIIRDGASNDHLILLSEGRLVNLGNATGHPSRIMDGSFANQVLAQIHLYEAGFADLSADQKSEKLAVTVLPKKLDEEVAAYMVEGFGGVITRLTRDQADYINVPVDGPFKSDDYKY from the coding sequence ATGAGTGCTAATCCTGATTTAACTGCTGGTTTTCACAGTGCTGCTCAGGCTCAGGACTTTCGGGTAGCTGATATTTCTCTTGCGGACTGGGGAAGACGTGAGATTCAGATTGCCGAAGGTGAAATGCCTGCTTTGATGGCAATCAGAGCCAAATACCGTGATCATCAGCCACTGAAAGGTGCCCGGATCATGGGTTGCATTCATATGACTATTCAGACAGCGGTACTTATCGAAACCCTGGTGGCGCTCGGCGCTGAAGTCCGCTGGTCTTCCTGTAACATCTTCTCTACCCAGGATCATGCTGCAGCGGCTATCGCTGCAGCGGGCATACCGGTATTTGCCTGGAAAGGTGAGACAGAAGAAGAGTTCTGGTGGTGTATCGAGCAGACAGTTCTCGATGGCGCTGGTAAGCCCTGGAATGCCAATATGGTATTGGATGATGGTGGTGACCTGACACTGCTGTTACACGACAAGTACCCTGAGCTGCTGGATGATATTCATGGCATTTCCGAAGAGACCACCACCGGAGTTCATCGCCTTCTGGATATGCTGGAAAAAGGGACTTTGAAAGTACCGGCAATCAACGTTAATGATGCGGTCACCAAAAGTAAAAATGACAATAAGTATGGCTGCCGTCACTCTCTTAATGATGCCATCAAGCGGGCTACAGACCACCTGTTGGCCGGCAAAAAGGCACTGGTGGTTGGTTATGGTGACGTAGGTAAAGGTTCTGCAGCCTCCCTTCGCCAGGAAGGTATGATTGTGAAAGTGACGGAAGTTGACCCGATCTGTGCCATGCAGGCCTGTATGGATGGCTTTGAAGTGGTTTCACCCTATATCAATGGTGCTAACGATGGCACCGAAACTGCTATCAACCGGGAGCTGCTGGCCACCACCGACTTGCTGGTGACAACCACGGGTAATGTCCATGTCTGTGACCGCCACATGCTGAAAGCCCTGAAAAATGGCTGTGTCGTTTGTAATATCGGGCATTTTGACACCGAGATAGACACTCAGTTCATGCGGGACAACTGGATCTGGGAAGAAGTTAAGCCCCAGGTACACAAGATCATCCGTGATGGCGCTTCCAATGATCACCTGATACTGCTTTCTGAAGGGCGACTGGTGAACCTGGGCAATGCTACCGGACACCCGTCGCGTATCATGGATGGCTCTTTTGCCAATCAGGTTCTGGCCCAGATTCATCTTTACGAAGCAGGGTTTGCTGACCTGTCTGCAGATCAAAAGTCAGAAAAGCTGGCGGTCACGGTATTGCCGAAGAAACTGGATGAAGAGGTGGCGGCCTATATGGTGGAAGGTTTTGGTGGCGTTATTACCCGGCTGACCCGGGATCAGGCTGACTACATCAATGTACCTGTTGATGGACCTTTCAAGAGCGACGATTACAAATACTAA